One stretch of Natronobacterium gregoryi SP2 DNA includes these proteins:
- the thiC gene encoding phosphomethylpyrimidine synthase ThiC — protein MANTQIAAARSGTITEEMERVAKRENRDPAFVRQQIADGQAVIPANRHHDALDPMIIGREFATKVNANIGNSETTSDLETELEKLHTAVHYGADTVMDLGTGSDLDAIREAHVDHSPVPIGTVPLYEAVKQAGSPEAITTDLLLEIIEKQAEQGVDYMTVHAGVLAEHLPLTDGRKTGIVSRGGSIVARWLEEHGEQNPLFQIYDEICEVFAEHDVTFSLGDSLRPGCLADACDEAQYAELDTLGELTRRAWEYDVQVLVEGPGHVPMDRIAENVRRQQDVCDGAPFYVLGPLVTDVAPGYDHITSAIGAAIAAQAGAAMLCYVTPKEHLGLPDDEDVRDGLAAYRIAAHAGDVANGLPGARDWDDALSEARYEFDWREQFSLALDPDRAREYHDQTLPEDNYKEARFCSMCGVEFCSMRIDQDARADGEMAQLAATTDLESSPAAEVNLPPVGTHDAERSTGRDVDE, from the coding sequence ATGGCGAACACCCAGATTGCAGCCGCCCGAAGCGGAACGATCACCGAGGAGATGGAACGCGTCGCCAAGCGCGAGAACCGCGATCCGGCGTTCGTTCGACAGCAGATCGCCGACGGTCAGGCCGTCATTCCGGCCAACCGGCACCACGACGCTCTCGACCCGATGATCATCGGCCGCGAGTTCGCAACGAAGGTCAACGCCAACATCGGCAACAGCGAGACGACGAGCGACCTCGAGACCGAACTCGAGAAACTCCACACCGCGGTTCACTACGGCGCGGATACGGTGATGGATCTCGGGACCGGCAGCGACTTAGATGCGATTCGGGAGGCCCACGTCGACCACTCGCCCGTCCCGATCGGCACCGTTCCGCTGTACGAGGCCGTCAAGCAGGCCGGAAGTCCCGAGGCGATTACGACGGACCTGCTGCTCGAGATCATCGAGAAGCAAGCCGAGCAGGGTGTCGACTACATGACGGTCCATGCGGGCGTTCTCGCGGAGCACCTGCCGCTGACCGACGGGCGAAAGACCGGGATCGTCTCGCGAGGCGGCTCGATCGTGGCGAGGTGGCTGGAGGAACACGGCGAACAGAATCCGCTGTTCCAGATCTACGACGAGATTTGCGAGGTCTTCGCCGAACACGACGTCACGTTCAGCCTGGGTGACAGCCTCCGGCCCGGCTGTCTCGCCGATGCCTGCGACGAGGCCCAGTACGCCGAACTGGACACGCTCGGCGAGCTCACTCGCCGGGCCTGGGAGTACGATGTCCAGGTGCTGGTGGAAGGCCCTGGCCACGTCCCGATGGACCGGATCGCCGAGAACGTCCGGCGACAGCAAGACGTCTGTGACGGCGCGCCGTTCTACGTTCTCGGGCCGCTCGTGACGGACGTTGCACCCGGCTACGATCACATCACGAGCGCCATCGGGGCTGCGATCGCCGCCCAGGCCGGCGCTGCCATGTTGTGCTACGTCACACCCAAAGAACATCTCGGCTTGCCCGACGACGAAGACGTCCGCGATGGCCTGGCGGCCTACCGAATCGCTGCCCACGCGGGTGACGTGGCAAACGGGTTACCCGGCGCTCGAGACTGGGACGACGCGCTCTCGGAAGCGCGCTACGAGTTCGACTGGCGCGAACAGTTCAGTCTGGCGTTGGACCCCGATCGCGCCCGCGAGTACCACGATCAGACGCTTCCAGAGGACAACTACAAGGAGGCTCGCTTTTGCTCGATGTGTGGAGTCGAGTTCTGTTCGATGCGAATCGACCAAGACGCCCGTGCGGACGGCGAGATGGCCCAGTTGGCGGCGACGACGGATCTCGAGTCTTCGCCGGCAGCGGAAGTGAACCTTCCACCGGTCGGAACCCACGACGCCGAACGATCGACGGGCCGAGACGTCGACGAGTGA
- a CDS encoding monovalent cation/H+ antiporter subunit D family protein: MDWLLAVIVLLPLLSATVPIAATVRWKGVGWSFASLIVTVTFGLSVILTWMVARDGQQSHELGGVPTPYGIELFADEFSIVVILLVLLVCLGVLVYTRVGGPRGNAFYGGFLLLVGGMLGILLTGDLFNMYVFLEIMAISSYALVSASKYRWSTYAAFKYLLVGTVGAGFYLLGVALMLASTGTLTMRRLPELLADVGYTDPVVTAAFVLITVGLGIKIALFPVHTWLADAHASAPDGISAVISALVPAVALYAFARVMFTVFTMDFLAANPTISNLLLVAALFSLFAGGFFALLQDHIKLVLAYSTVSQFGLIFVGIAIANETAVFGSILQIFGHGVVKASLFVLAGMFALRFGGIRTLEEYAGVAKRAPVMAGAFAVLAVAMIGLPPTVGFVGKWYIALGAFEEGMWLVSLLVLGSTLLSAGYLLPFVNRIYFHPFDGEDVDPTAITKGMLIAIVIGAVIGLTLGFASAEIQEAVSGAVEGLVA; encoded by the coding sequence ATGGACTGGCTCCTCGCCGTGATCGTCCTCCTGCCGCTTCTCTCTGCGACGGTACCGATCGCTGCGACCGTCCGGTGGAAAGGCGTCGGCTGGTCGTTCGCCAGCCTGATCGTCACCGTGACGTTCGGGCTGTCGGTGATACTCACCTGGATGGTCGCACGAGACGGCCAGCAAAGCCACGAACTCGGCGGCGTTCCAACCCCCTACGGTATCGAACTGTTCGCCGACGAGTTCTCGATCGTCGTCATCCTGCTCGTCTTACTCGTCTGTCTTGGCGTCCTCGTCTACACGCGCGTTGGCGGGCCACGAGGAAACGCTTTCTACGGCGGCTTCCTCCTGCTGGTCGGCGGGATGCTCGGTATCCTGCTCACTGGCGACCTGTTCAACATGTACGTCTTCCTCGAGATCATGGCGATCTCCTCGTATGCTCTGGTCTCGGCTTCGAAGTACCGGTGGTCGACCTACGCCGCGTTCAAGTACTTGCTCGTGGGCACGGTCGGGGCCGGTTTCTACCTGCTCGGCGTCGCACTGATGCTCGCTTCAACCGGGACGCTCACCATGCGGCGACTGCCGGAGCTACTGGCCGATGTCGGCTACACCGATCCCGTGGTGACCGCCGCGTTCGTCCTGATCACGGTCGGCCTCGGAATCAAGATCGCGTTGTTCCCAGTTCACACCTGGCTGGCGGACGCCCACGCCTCCGCACCGGACGGCATCAGCGCCGTCATCTCGGCGCTCGTTCCCGCGGTCGCGCTGTATGCATTCGCTCGCGTGATGTTTACCGTCTTTACGATGGACTTCCTGGCGGCGAACCCGACGATCTCGAACCTGCTGCTGGTCGCCGCGCTCTTTAGCCTCTTCGCTGGTGGCTTCTTCGCACTCCTACAGGACCACATCAAACTCGTACTGGCGTACTCGACGGTCTCACAGTTCGGACTCATCTTCGTTGGTATCGCGATCGCCAACGAGACCGCCGTCTTCGGCTCGATTCTACAGATCTTCGGCCACGGCGTCGTCAAAGCATCGCTGTTCGTTCTCGCAGGGATGTTCGCGCTCCGGTTTGGCGGCATTCGCACGCTCGAGGAGTACGCCGGCGTCGCGAAACGCGCGCCCGTTATGGCTGGTGCCTTCGCCGTGCTCGCGGTCGCGATGATCGGTCTGCCGCCGACGGTCGGGTTCGTCGGCAAGTGGTACATCGCACTCGGCGCGTTCGAGGAGGGGATGTGGCTCGTCTCCCTGCTCGTCCTCGGGAGCACGCTCCTGTCGGCGGGCTATCTCTTGCCCTTCGTCAACCGGATCTACTTCCATCCCTTCGACGGGGAGGATGTCGATCCAACCGCGATCACGAAAGGGATGCTCATCGCAATCGTCATCGGTGCAGTCATCGGCCTGACGCTTGGCTTCGCCTCCGCCGAGATCCAGGAGGCAGTCAGCGGCGCGGTCGAAGGACTGGTCGCCTAA
- a CDS encoding Na(+)/H(+) antiporter subunit D encodes MEELLSIPPALIVAAAALIVPFASRRVAHGVSVLSLLAVVAWALLVPDGVGPTYTFMGLEIVTVAVDDFSRLMAIIFGGFGAAAVGWAYFADTDNRHLLWGLAYVAPSLWTVMVGDWLGLVVGWEVMAIASTVFVWLSGGTAVRAGYRYALAHGIGGSLLLAGVVLYLFAADPSATALHFDGTGIGGVPIPVAGTTVSLAAVLAGVGIGVNTAMIGLHSWLPDTYPQPHVATSVFLCCYTTKTAVYAAYRAFPDGNAVLAFVGAAMAIYGAGFALAQKDMRRLLSYHIQSQVGIMLAGIGVGSALGIAGAFAHLFNHILYKGLLFMAAGILILQLKENRLDNFGAIGTSAPIALVVFLVGAMSISGVPGFNGFISKGMVMDAADYDFPSNVVIFGDFSIDILFWMIVVGSMGTFASFIKFGYYAFLDGEPIETTDANLGHAVISGAVAAACVVFGVYYQALVPYLPMAGGLELEPYSLSHLFKAGYLAAGGIAIFVLGRPIIDRLHGGFDVDQIYDPTTFYGTRAVSGSLGAVYNRVDDLVVGTGWRLVGAIHDPNTAIRGAIPDQWTEAYDRRYESTPGKTGGKLGIGLTIYVAAGILTITLAIALFI; translated from the coding sequence ATGGAGGAACTGCTCTCGATCCCACCGGCGCTGATCGTCGCCGCTGCGGCCCTGATCGTACCGTTTGCTTCCCGGCGAGTCGCCCACGGCGTCAGCGTCCTCTCGCTGCTTGCCGTCGTCGCCTGGGCACTGCTCGTGCCCGACGGCGTGGGTCCGACATACACGTTCATGGGTCTCGAGATCGTCACCGTCGCTGTCGACGACTTCTCGAGGCTGATGGCGATCATCTTCGGCGGGTTTGGCGCTGCCGCGGTCGGGTGGGCGTACTTCGCCGACACGGACAACCGCCACCTGCTGTGGGGACTGGCCTACGTCGCACCGTCGCTGTGGACGGTCATGGTCGGTGACTGGCTCGGTCTGGTCGTCGGTTGGGAAGTGATGGCCATCGCGAGTACGGTCTTCGTCTGGCTCTCCGGCGGCACCGCAGTACGAGCAGGCTATCGCTACGCACTCGCACACGGTATCGGCGGGAGTCTCTTGCTGGCCGGCGTCGTGCTCTATCTCTTCGCAGCCGATCCGAGCGCGACCGCGCTGCACTTTGACGGCACGGGAATCGGGGGCGTCCCGATCCCAGTCGCCGGAACGACGGTCTCGCTTGCCGCCGTCCTCGCCGGCGTCGGTATCGGCGTCAACACGGCGATGATCGGCCTGCATAGCTGGCTGCCGGACACCTATCCGCAGCCCCACGTCGCCACGTCGGTCTTCCTCTGTTGTTACACCACGAAGACCGCCGTCTACGCGGCCTACCGCGCGTTCCCCGACGGGAACGCCGTGCTCGCGTTCGTCGGGGCCGCGATGGCGATCTACGGCGCGGGCTTCGCGCTGGCCCAGAAAGACATGCGACGACTGCTGTCTTACCACATCCAGTCACAGGTCGGCATCATGCTCGCCGGGATCGGCGTCGGCTCCGCGCTCGGCATCGCCGGCGCGTTCGCCCACCTGTTCAACCACATCCTCTACAAAGGGCTGCTGTTCATGGCCGCCGGCATCCTGATCCTCCAGCTAAAGGAGAACCGACTCGACAACTTCGGCGCGATCGGCACCTCCGCACCGATCGCACTGGTCGTGTTCCTCGTCGGTGCCATGTCGATTAGCGGCGTGCCCGGCTTCAACGGCTTCATCAGCAAGGGGATGGTGATGGACGCCGCCGACTACGACTTCCCCTCCAACGTCGTCATCTTCGGCGACTTCTCGATCGACATCCTGTTCTGGATGATCGTCGTCGGCAGCATGGGGACGTTCGCGTCGTTCATCAAGTTCGGCTACTACGCCTTCCTCGACGGCGAACCGATCGAAACCACCGACGCGAACCTCGGCCACGCAGTCATCTCCGGGGCCGTCGCCGCCGCCTGCGTCGTCTTCGGCGTCTACTATCAGGCACTGGTCCCGTACCTGCCGATGGCCGGCGGCCTCGAGCTCGAGCCCTACTCGCTGTCCCATCTGTTCAAGGCCGGCTACCTCGCCGCCGGCGGGATCGCGATTTTCGTCCTCGGCAGACCGATCATCGACCGCCTCCACGGTGGTTTCGACGTCGACCAGATATACGACCCGACGACGTTCTACGGCACTCGAGCCGTCTCGGGGAGCCTCGGAGCCGTCTACAACCGAGTCGACGATCTGGTCGTCGGTACCGGCTGGCGGCTGGTCGGTGCAATTCACGATCCAAACACTGCTATCCGCGGAGCCATCCCGGATCAGTGGACGGAGGCGTACGACAGACGGTACGAGAGTACTCCCGGGAAGACTGGTGGCAAACTCGGGATCGGACTGACGATCTACGTCGCGGCTGGCATCCTCACGATCACACTCGCCATTGCACTCTTCATCTAA
- a CDS encoding proton-conducting transporter transmembrane domain-containing protein — protein MTDVIVASTSIEPSVRPAAVLLVPLITIGLIFLSKNRPNVREAWSLLAAVTMFGIVASMVPGVLEGQVYETDLGFFVAGIELALRADELGMLFALVASGLYVVTAIYSIGYMRGHHEPFQTRFFAMLCASVGAALGVAFASNLFVLLVFYEVLTLATYPLVAHDESEEARVSGYKYLAYALSGGLAIFGGMIAVFWLTDPSTITFTRGGIEGLADVAASDPWAARGAFALLAGGFAVKAGVMPLHSWLPSAMVAPTPVSGLLHAVAVVKAGAFGVARTVIDVFGPGTVADIGMGLPLSIAAGTTILVASLFALRQDNLKARLAYSTIAQLSYIVLGLSLLSQMGLMGGLLHIPAHAFSKLTLFLCAGALYVQLDVKYISEMAGVGKRMPITMSAFGLASFSMAGIPLLAGFVSKWHLIWGGAEAGYLLVVPLLVLSGVLNIGYFWPVVYTAFFESEDAADQKPVLDNPFGGAPGARAYRPDGGTKPEDEKGDDHHSHPDLPPADGWDRADWRGGETTLLMLVPLMTTATLMILFGIAPDYVVFFDLIEGIVDGAMEVSD, from the coding sequence ATGACTGACGTGATCGTCGCGAGCACGTCGATAGAGCCGTCGGTCCGACCCGCGGCGGTGTTGCTCGTCCCGCTCATCACTATTGGCTTGATCTTCCTCTCGAAGAACCGACCCAACGTCCGCGAGGCGTGGTCGCTCCTGGCGGCCGTGACGATGTTCGGAATCGTCGCCAGCATGGTCCCGGGCGTCCTCGAGGGCCAGGTGTACGAGACCGATCTCGGCTTCTTCGTCGCGGGTATCGAACTGGCCCTGCGGGCGGACGAACTCGGGATGCTGTTCGCGCTCGTCGCCAGCGGTCTCTACGTCGTCACCGCCATCTACAGCATCGGCTACATGCGTGGCCACCACGAGCCGTTCCAGACGCGCTTTTTCGCGATGCTGTGTGCAAGCGTCGGTGCGGCACTCGGCGTCGCGTTCGCGTCGAACCTGTTCGTGTTGCTCGTCTTCTACGAAGTGCTGACGCTTGCGACCTATCCACTCGTCGCTCACGACGAGTCCGAGGAAGCCCGCGTCTCGGGGTACAAGTACCTCGCGTACGCGCTCTCGGGCGGACTGGCGATCTTTGGCGGGATGATTGCGGTCTTCTGGCTGACCGATCCGAGCACGATCACGTTCACTCGAGGTGGCATCGAGGGTCTCGCCGACGTCGCTGCGTCCGATCCGTGGGCCGCACGCGGGGCCTTCGCCCTGCTCGCTGGCGGCTTTGCGGTGAAGGCGGGCGTGATGCCGCTTCACTCCTGGCTGCCGAGTGCGATGGTCGCGCCGACGCCGGTCTCGGGACTGTTGCACGCGGTCGCGGTCGTCAAGGCCGGCGCGTTCGGCGTCGCCCGGACCGTGATCGACGTCTTCGGACCGGGAACGGTCGCCGACATCGGCATGGGGCTGCCGCTTTCGATCGCCGCCGGTACGACGATCCTCGTCGCAAGCCTGTTCGCGCTCCGGCAGGACAACCTCAAGGCGCGGCTGGCGTACTCGACGATCGCCCAGCTATCCTACATCGTGCTCGGACTCTCCTTGCTGTCCCAGATGGGACTGATGGGCGGGTTGCTCCACATCCCGGCACACGCGTTCTCGAAGCTGACGCTGTTCCTCTGTGCCGGTGCGCTGTACGTCCAACTCGACGTCAAGTACATCAGTGAGATGGCTGGCGTCGGCAAACGGATGCCGATCACGATGAGCGCGTTCGGCCTCGCCAGCTTCAGCATGGCCGGTATTCCGCTGCTGGCCGGCTTCGTGAGTAAGTGGCACCTCATCTGGGGTGGTGCCGAAGCAGGGTACCTGCTCGTCGTCCCGCTGCTCGTCCTCTCGGGCGTACTGAACATCGGCTACTTCTGGCCGGTCGTCTACACGGCGTTTTTCGAGTCCGAAGACGCCGCCGACCAGAAGCCAGTGCTCGACAACCCCTTCGGCGGCGCGCCCGGCGCACGGGCGTACCGTCCGGACGGTGGAACGAAGCCGGAAGACGAAAAAGGAGACGACCACCACAGTCACCCCGACCTCCCGCCGGCGGACGGCTGGGACCGCGCCGACTGGCGCGGCGGTGAGACAACCCTGTTGATGCTCGTCCCACTGATGACTACCGCGACGCTAATGATCCTGTTCGGTATCGCTCCGGACTACGTCGTCTTCTTCGACCTCATCGAAGGAATCGTCGACGGTGCAATGGAGGTGTCTGACTAA
- a CDS encoding sodium:proton antiporter: MIDGTYHYYLTAFVLFLVGLYMMIDNRNLIKKVIGLNFAQISVYLMLVTIGYVEDSNPPIVGAGLEEPHANPLVHVLVLTAIVVGVAVTALALALVIRLYAEFGTVDAREIEAKIAASEGGDKGGESDD; the protein is encoded by the coding sequence GTGATCGACGGAACCTACCACTACTACCTGACGGCGTTCGTGTTGTTCCTGGTCGGACTGTACATGATGATCGACAACCGGAACCTCATCAAGAAGGTCATCGGCCTCAACTTCGCCCAGATCTCCGTGTACCTGATGCTGGTGACGATCGGCTACGTCGAGGACTCGAACCCGCCGATCGTCGGTGCCGGCCTCGAGGAACCACACGCGAATCCACTGGTCCACGTGCTCGTGCTGACCGCGATTGTCGTCGGTGTCGCGGTGACGGCGCTTGCGCTCGCGCTCGTTATTCGGCTCTACGCGGAGTTCGGGACGGTCGACGCACGCGAGATCGAGGCGAAGATAGCTGCAAGCGAAGGCGGCGACAAGGGAGGGGAAAGCGATGACTGA
- a CDS encoding MnhB domain-containing protein — MTGDDEVHGYVTDDEPEEKRDVVEEEYDDTQDTAEDATERLTDDLESAEAQEPVPPVRPQSPVVKTVARFVTPFVVAFGVYLTLFGTSLPGGAFQGGVMMASAIILIGLAFGFEPTQNWLDPRGLVGLFVLGAFLFGGVAIAAVPLGGAILELFVYPLTVENMVKLVEVAIAALVSGVIIGLVVWLAAGYEKAEKRASNDGGDDA; from the coding sequence ATGACGGGAGATGACGAGGTCCACGGCTACGTTACCGACGACGAACCCGAAGAGAAACGGGACGTCGTCGAGGAGGAGTACGACGACACACAGGACACAGCCGAAGACGCAACCGAACGGCTGACCGACGACCTAGAGAGCGCCGAAGCCCAAGAGCCCGTCCCACCAGTCCGACCCCAGAGTCCGGTCGTCAAGACAGTTGCACGGTTCGTCACGCCGTTCGTCGTGGCGTTCGGCGTCTACCTGACGCTGTTCGGGACCAGTCTCCCTGGCGGCGCGTTCCAGGGGGGCGTCATGATGGCGTCCGCGATTATCCTGATCGGCCTGGCGTTTGGGTTCGAACCGACCCAGAACTGGCTCGATCCCCGCGGCCTAGTCGGGCTCTTCGTTCTCGGCGCGTTCCTGTTCGGTGGCGTCGCCATTGCAGCGGTCCCGCTCGGCGGGGCAATTCTCGAGCTCTTCGTCTACCCGCTGACAGTCGAGAACATGGTCAAACTCGTCGAAGTCGCAATCGCCGCACTCGTCAGTGGCGTGATCATCGGACTGGTGGTCTGGCTCGCCGCCGGCTACGAAAAAGCCGAGAAAAGAGCCAGCAACGACGGAGGTGACGACGCGTGA
- a CDS encoding DUF4040 domain-containing protein: MIWLALEFALIAFVIGAVLFIAFARDVVGSIVAFAAFTLGIAVIWVLLAAPDVALIEAAVGAGVTSVLFLIAVMKTTGMSGETDTSEETNPGADGENERFRPLNLPAVAMLLGLAIPLGYVFLSLPPIGMPDAPAVSAAYADGTSTPYGYYIEETVADTGFPNAVVAVLVVYRGLDTLGELIVAFAAAVSILIVLEREDIL, translated from the coding sequence ATGATCTGGCTCGCACTCGAGTTCGCGTTGATCGCGTTCGTCATCGGTGCCGTACTGTTCATCGCGTTCGCACGAGACGTCGTCGGATCGATCGTCGCGTTCGCCGCGTTCACGCTTGGCATCGCGGTAATCTGGGTGCTGCTCGCCGCACCCGACGTGGCACTGATCGAAGCCGCCGTCGGCGCTGGCGTCACGTCCGTCCTCTTCCTGATCGCCGTCATGAAGACGACGGGTATGTCTGGCGAGACCGACACCAGCGAAGAGACGAACCCGGGCGCTGACGGAGAAAACGAACGATTCCGACCGCTGAACCTGCCCGCAGTAGCGATGTTGCTCGGGCTTGCGATTCCGCTCGGGTACGTCTTTCTCTCTTTGCCGCCGATCGGTATGCCCGACGCCCCAGCCGTCTCGGCTGCCTACGCTGACGGTACCTCGACGCCGTACGGCTACTACATAGAAGAGACGGTCGCCGACACCGGGTTTCCGAACGCAGTCGTCGCCGTACTGGTCGTCTACCGCGGACTTGACACGCTGGGTGAGCTGATCGTGGCCTTCGCGGCTGCGGTGAGCATTCTCATCGTACTCGAACGGGAGGACATCCTATGA
- the mnhG gene encoding monovalent cation/H(+) antiporter subunit G, with translation MTFVTAVVVLLVVLGVFFTMVAAVGMLRLPDIYTRSHAATKADTLGAGFSILAVGIYFGTAGELLRAGLLLVFIYITNPTAAHAVTRAAYSQDIEVWTVDGNDEEGAR, from the coding sequence ATGACGTTCGTCACTGCAGTCGTCGTCTTGCTCGTCGTCCTCGGCGTCTTCTTTACGATGGTCGCTGCGGTCGGCATGCTCCGACTTCCCGACATCTACACCCGCTCGCACGCGGCCACGAAAGCGGACACGCTCGGTGCGGGCTTTTCGATCCTCGCCGTCGGCATCTACTTCGGCACCGCTGGTGAACTCCTCAGGGCCGGTCTGTTGCTCGTGTTCATCTACATCACGAACCCGACGGCAGCACACGCAGTGACTCGTGCCGCGTACAGTCAGGACATCGAAGTCTGGACAGTTGACGGAAACGACGAGGAGGGAGCACGATGA
- a CDS encoding cation:proton antiporter produces the protein MTDLANAVLVLAAVVVILLATAVLYRVVVGPTTHDRVVAINVIGTSIVIVLALVAAGLDRPEYLDIAIVYAILNFVLSLVVGRFSYRSGEVEWR, from the coding sequence ATGACTGACCTCGCAAACGCCGTGCTGGTGCTTGCCGCAGTGGTCGTCATTCTGCTCGCGACAGCAGTCCTCTACCGGGTCGTCGTCGGTCCAACGACACACGACCGAGTGGTCGCGATAAACGTCATCGGCACGAGCATCGTCATCGTTCTGGCACTCGTCGCCGCCGGACTCGATCGGCCGGAGTATCTCGACATCGCGATCGTCTATGCGATTCTCAACTTCGTCCTGAGCCTTGTCGTCGGTCGATTCTCCTACCGGAGCGGGGAGGTGGAGTGGCGATGA
- a CDS encoding monovalent cation/H+ antiporter subunit E, with translation MIDGNGVIVPISPSSTLEETVVYAVDAVERREGASTVHLVLTTPGHHTEDDSLERDRSLLSRMEKHATDASDDTSVRTALLGEDEYFADPLDHFELLLEYVEAHDLERVIVDPAYSVDATAHELQSIETVLADADVHYEVAPVSGGWRPTRDELVRGGVVGVVAFVFYAALGGPTYPFALATGAVTALIVAVLLRNVAFEQTPHIVPGLSIIARGVLFVPYMFWEITKANVQFAYVVLHPSLPIDPCLDRVDAAVGDGLSVTAFANSITLTPGTLTVDTVSNELLVHSLAPSARNDLVEGVHERAVRFLFYGREGLDLPGPDERNDVESIVEPSEPPAELDGGASDD, from the coding sequence ATGATAGACGGAAACGGCGTCATCGTCCCCATCAGCCCGTCTTCGACGCTCGAGGAGACGGTTGTCTACGCTGTCGACGCCGTCGAGAGACGCGAAGGAGCGAGTACAGTCCACCTCGTTCTCACCACGCCCGGCCACCACACCGAAGACGACAGTCTCGAGCGCGACAGAAGTCTGCTGTCGCGGATGGAGAAACACGCAACCGACGCGAGCGACGACACCTCGGTACGGACGGCACTGCTCGGTGAAGACGAGTACTTCGCCGACCCGCTCGATCACTTCGAGTTACTCCTCGAGTACGTCGAGGCACACGACCTCGAGCGCGTAATCGTCGACCCAGCCTACTCCGTCGACGCGACGGCACACGAACTCCAGTCCATCGAGACGGTACTGGCCGACGCGGACGTCCACTACGAGGTCGCGCCAGTCTCGGGAGGGTGGCGTCCGACGCGGGACGAACTGGTTCGCGGGGGTGTTGTCGGTGTGGTCGCGTTCGTCTTCTACGCCGCCCTCGGCGGCCCCACCTACCCGTTCGCACTCGCCACTGGAGCCGTCACCGCGCTCATCGTGGCTGTGCTGTTGCGAAACGTCGCGTTCGAACAGACTCCACACATCGTTCCCGGGCTGTCGATCATCGCTCGAGGCGTCCTGTTCGTCCCGTACATGTTCTGGGAGATAACGAAGGCGAACGTCCAGTTCGCGTATGTCGTATTGCATCCTTCGTTGCCGATCGACCCGTGTCTCGACCGGGTCGATGCAGCGGTCGGCGACGGTCTCTCCGTGACGGCCTTCGCAAACAGCATCACGCTGACGCCGGGGACGTTGACCGTCGATACGGTTAGTAACGAACTGCTCGTTCACTCGCTTGCGCCGTCGGCACGCAACGACCTCGTCGAAGGCGTCCACGAACGCGCAGTCCGGTTCCTCTTCTACGGCCGAGAAGGACTCGACCTGCCCGGACCGGACGAACGAAACGACGTCGAATCGATCGTCGAACCGTCGGAGCCACCAGCCGAACTGGACGGAGGTGCAAGCGATGACTGA